From Chengkuizengella sediminis:
GATATAGTGTAGACCAAAGGATACAATCTTTTATAAGTAACAACAATGGACAATTACTTTCAGAGATTGATCAGGACTTTAGTACGTTTTTACAAACGAATGCTGATGTTTCTATGATTTATTTTGGAACAAGTGATAAAGGCATGTTCGACATGCCTAAGAAAGATAGGACTGGTTATGATCCAACTGAAAGACCTTGGTATCAAAAAGCAATGGCGTATCCAGATAAAGTAGTTTGGACTGAGCCGTATATCGGACATTCCAGTCAAAAATTAATGATTACAGCAGCGAAAACGATTCGTGTTGATAATGATATTAAAGGAGTAATAGCAGTAGACATTTTATTAGAGACACTAAGTCAGATTGTAAATGAAATTAATGTAAGCCATAATGGTAGTATTTTCTTATTAGATCAAAATGGCAACGCTCTCATATATACTGACAAAGAAGGTGAGGATTTATCAGAGAAAGCACATATTGCACAGCTATACGAAAGTGATTCTGGTAAGATCTCTTATCTAAGTGGGAATGAAAAGAGATTGTTGTACTTTGTGACTATACCTAATTTAGGGTGGAAAATATCTGTTGATTATAATCAAGAGGATTTATTTACAAAGCTAAACAACGCATTGTTTTTAAGTATGATTATTGGTGGTATTGCCATACTGTTGACTATAGGAGTTATTTATTTAGCTGCAAGGAGTATTTCTAAACCAATTGTTTTATTACGTGAGCAAGTTGAAATGGTATCTTCAGGTAATCTTTCAAACAATACGACCGTAACAGCAAAGGATGAAGTAGGAGATTTAGCATTACATTTTAATAAAATGATAATAAATATGCGAAACATTATTTTTAGTGTAAAAAGGGCTTTAACAGGTGTTCTTGGATCATCAGAAAGATTACAGAAGGTAAGTAAGGAAATGATCGGTACGAGTGAGCAAATAGCTGTAGCGGTAGAAGAAGTTGCTCAGGGGGCAAGTCTGCAAGCCGTTGACACAGAAAAAATGAATGAAAAAACGATCCAATTATCAAACAAAATTAATCAAGTTCATCTTTCTATCAATGAAATTAAAGAGCTGTCCATCAAGTCCACTGATGCAAGTAATGAAGGACTTCAAAGTTTAGAAAATTTACAGATAAAATCTGATCAATCTAATCGTGAAATTAGTTCAGTAGAAAGTGTTTTAGTAAACCTTATCGAAAAAGTGAAAAAAATAGAATTAGTGTCTCAATCCATCTTTGAAGTTTCTGAGCAAACAAATTTGCTTGCTCTAAATGCTAGTATAGAAGCAGCAAGGGCAGGTGAAAGTGGAAGAGGTTTCGCAGTAGTGGCACAAGAAGTTCGGAATTTAGCCGAAAAATCAGCTAAAGAAACAAGTGAAATACATGGTATAATATCTGCAATACAAGTTGAATCTGAACACGCAAAAGATGCTATGGGTAAAGCGATTGCCATTAGCCTCGAACAACAAGTAGCTGTAAGCCATTCAGGA
This genomic window contains:
- a CDS encoding methyl-accepting chemotaxis protein — translated: MFKKMRTKLIVVMAFLLISMLVTTQSLTYFYMKKNMESEIITQGKGTVEQLEHNFEVYFKDYEKNIERYSVDQRIQSFISNNNGQLLSEIDQDFSTFLQTNADVSMIYFGTSDKGMFDMPKKDRTGYDPTERPWYQKAMAYPDKVVWTEPYIGHSSQKLMITAAKTIRVDNDIKGVIAVDILLETLSQIVNEINVSHNGSIFLLDQNGNALIYTDKEGEDLSEKAHIAQLYESDSGKISYLSGNEKRLLYFVTIPNLGWKISVDYNQEDLFTKLNNALFLSMIIGGIAILLTIGVIYLAARSISKPIVLLREQVEMVSSGNLSNNTTVTAKDEVGDLALHFNKMIINMRNIIFSVKRALTGVLGSSERLQKVSKEMIGTSEQIAVAVEEVAQGASLQAVDTEKMNEKTIQLSNKINQVHLSINEIKELSIKSTDASNEGLQSLENLQIKSDQSNREISSVESVLVNLIEKVKKIELVSQSIFEVSEQTNLLALNASIEAARAGESGRGFAVVAQEVRNLAEKSAKETSEIHGIISAIQVESEHAKDAMGKAIAISLEQQVAVSHSGDTFKNITFMMNQLIESIDHIVIEIQQMHENKDVVNDSIKSISAISQQSAATTEEVSASTDEQLASIRSVSKSVQELNQACFQLEELISQFKLEE